DNA from Dama dama isolate Ldn47 chromosome 5, ASM3311817v1, whole genome shotgun sequence:
ATGTGCTCCTTCCATCCGGAGAGAGGCCTGGGGCCTTGGAGATTCTGTTCTTGACACTGGGCAGGatgcaaggaagacccagaggggccCCCGAGCCTCTGTTCTCCTGGGACCCCcatgctgctgcggctgctcagtcacttcagttgtgtccaactctgtgtgaccctgaggactgcagcctgcacctctgtccgtgggattctctaggcaagagtactagagtggcttggcatgcctcctccagggatcttcccaatccggggatcaaacccaggttgcctcattgtaggcaaattctttactgctgagccatccacATGGGCCCCTTCCAAATGGTCACCTACTTGATATATTAGCTGGAAGTTTCATGCCCAACCAGTCCCTTCTCAgtgcccaccctccccagggAGAGGAGCTGGCCTGAGAAACTTTCCCAGACCCAGGGAGGTGGGTAAGAGCTGGTATCTGGCCCCTGACCCCAGTAACTCTCCTAGTTCTCATCCGCCCACCTACCTGTCTTCCTTTTGTTCCATCCATcacccatccatttatccatcctcCTGTGTTTCCATGTGTTAATTCATCCACCCAGCAATCCATCCATCCGAGCAttcatccatctgtctgtctctctatttAGCAATctatcctccttccttcctccattctgaccatccctccctccttccctttcactttcgGTCCCCTCTCCCATCCTACCCGTAGTCTGGACAGCCCATTTGGAGCCCACCAGCCCTTTGTGCTGGCATCACCCCTGGTGACTTTGCCCAATCTGGAAGACTGGGCAGATATGAGCCCAGAGGAGGAGCCCGGGGCCCAGAGAAGGCATGGCTGGCCTGGTACCCCTTCCCAGTGCCAAAGAGAGACAAAGACTCTGGGGCCCTGGTGTCCTAACTTGGTGCACCCTGCCCCACCAGGTGTCCCCCATCCTGGGCATGATCACAGGAACGCTCATCCTTGTCCTGGTCCCGGCCACGAAGAGGGGCCACGCTGACCAGCTTGGGGGGCAGCTCAAGGCACGGACGTCATGGCTCCGGGACATGAAGGCCCTGATCCGCAAGTGAGTGTGTCTGAGAGGGGTccagtgggaagagggaggggttCTGAGATGAGAGGACGTTCCCCCCTCGCCTGCTTGGCCAGACTCCCTGGAATCTCCACTGTTGACAGTGCTGAGACCATTAGTGTTTATGATTCCTGAAGCCAGAGCCCTCAGCCCCGGAGCCTGCAGGGAAGGTGTCTGAGGCCTTCTGCCCTTGGGGGGAGGGTGTGAGGGCGGAAAGCCTGCCTCCTGGGCCCTGCCAGCTGCAGGGGTGCCAGCCCGCCCCGCTCAGTGTCGCTGCCCCGGCCTCTCTCCAGCCGCAGCTACGTCTTCTCCTCCCTGGCCACGTCGGCCGTGTCCTTCGCCACAGGGGCCCTCGGCATGTGGATTCCGCTCTACCTGCACCGCGCCCAAGTCGTGCAGAAGACGGCAGAAACCTGCAGCAGCCCGCCCTGTGGGGCCAAGGACAGGTGGGGCCGGGCCCGGGGGTCGGTGCCAGGGGGCAGGCGGGGGGTGGATGGTGAGGGATGTGGTCAGCCCCCATACCCCAGCTCTGCCCCCTTAACCCACGCCCCACTGTCCTCTGTCTCTGCAGCCTCATCTTTGGGGCCATCACCTGCTTCACGGGTTTTCTGGGTGTGGTCACGGGGGCAGGAGCCACGCGCTGGTGCCGCCTGCGGACCCAGAGGGCCGACCCGCTGGTGTGCGCTGTGGGCATGCTGGGCTCTGCCATCTTCATCTGCCTCATCTTCGTGGCCGCCAAGAGCAGCATCGTGGGGGCCTATGTGAGTGCAGGGGGTGGGTGCAGGGGCTCTGAAACAGGaaatgtgggggtgggaggtgctcccccccccccccccccccaccaactgGATGCTCCAGTCCTTTGTCCCTGCTCTGACCAGGGCTCTGGGTGCCCTTCAGGGCTGTGGGCCTGGCTTGAAGCCTGTAGATTATCCACAGATTTCCCAGGAGCCTGACTGCCAGGAGTTGAGGGGGAGGCTTGTTGGGGGCTGCCTGCCAGCAGCCAGGGTGCAGGGAGCAGCCTGGGAGCGATGGTGGGTAGAGCGCCCCCTGATGGTTGTTCTGGTCTTCTCCCGACCCTGGACAGATCTGCATCTTCGTAGGGGAGACGCTGCTGTTTTCTAACTGGGCCATCACCGCGGACATCCTCATGGTGAGGCAGGCCATGGCTGACCGCTCAGGGCAGCTGGGGAGGGCGGGTGAAGGGGTGGGAGAGCTGGCAGGACTTGTGAAGGGAGACAATGGGGATTTTGGGGGGTCTGCATTGGGCCAGGGCCTGGAATCAGAGGGTTGAGCAGGCAGAAGGGAGGGAATGTGGGGACTGGGTGCAGAAGGGTAATGTCTGCAGGCCTAGGTTTGTGGCTGGGAGGCTGGCAGTGCCAGGCTGGCACCAGCGTGGTGCTGTCTGCCAGTGCTCCACCCCCAGGGTCTGAGCTCCCGTGGACTCAGACCTCCGGGTCCCGGGCGCGCCTGCCCGATGCCTGCGGCTGAGCTGGGTGGACAGAGGCTGTCTTCACGGGGCCAACAATGGGCTCCAGACCAGCCAACCAGGGACAAAGGGCTGTCTGAGTGGTGGCAGGGATTTGTGTCCTTGGGCAGGGACAGGAGCAGTCTAGGAGGGACCCGGAGGGGCCTGTAGCCTTGATAACAGGCAGCAGTCTGGGGGTGGTGGTTGGAGATGGGGTGACAAGTGGTCCTGACCGCAGGGATCCTCCAAGTCCGGGCAAGGAGAGGGTTGGGAGGAGGGTATGCGGGGGACGGGTGGTGGGGAGcatctgggaggggctgggggtgggaccctggggggaagggaggaggaaggactCCTCAGGGGCCACCTTCAGGGCACTTGGGGTTTGTTGTCAGAGTACGGGTCAGCCTAGGAGGTCAGATTCTGCCTGGGTGTCGGGCCCCTGCcatctctcctcctccaggaagcctgccttGCCTCACCCGAGCTTCCCTGCAAATCTGCTTCACCCAGGGTTGTCTCCCCTGACTAACCCCAGCCCATGGCTAGAAGGGTGGGAGGTCTGACTCAGCTCTGCACCTCAGCATGGTGCTAGGCatgggtggcaggggtggggggggggggtcaccgCACACGCGGGAGTGACGGTTAGAGTGAGACTGAATTAAGTGCCCTTGGAGGTAGGCAGGACCCCTGCTCTGCCTCTAcccccaggggcagccccagctgcTGACAGGGTTTGGGTCCCAGGGAAATTGTGTCCCATTTTATTAAGTGTCACAGCTAAGTGACTAATTATTCCTGGAAACGGGGCCATGCAATCGAggtctcccctccccccgcccccagtaaCTGGGTGCCTGGTGGGCACTAGCTGCTGTCATAGTCTGTCCACAAAGGGTGGGGTTCTGGGGCAGGGGGCTGCCCAGGGCACCCTCTGCTCCTCTGCCACCAGCCCTTCTGTCTGGCCTTGGCCCACCCAGCTTTAGAGCTGTGGCCCCTTGTGGGTCAGGACCTGCTTGGTCTAGGTGGGAAGGTGGATTTTGGGGGCCCAGGGGCTCTGGCAGTCGGTGCTGGGGGTGAAAGTGGAGGTTCTTCCAGGCAGGGTCCTCTTCACCAGCATCGCCCATCTCAGTCAGCCTGGGCCTCGGCAGGGCAGCCAGGATGGGTCTTTCTCCTGCGGGGGAGGTGAGGGCAAGCCTGAGGCTGGGGTTCTGGTCCCAGGGCGGCCGTGGGCCATCTCTGTGCCTCTGGGCCTCGGTTTGCCCATGACCGGTGCGCTTGGCTCCCTGGCAAGGGCCAAGTGCAGGTGCTCAGGCAGTGTGGACTCAGGAGCTGGGGGAGCgggtggggaagagaggagggcCCAGGAGAGCAGTGTGTGAGGACCCTGGGGCGGGACTGCGTGGGAGGCCACGGGAGCTGCAGAAGTGTCGGGCCCCCTGGGGTGAGGCCAGGTGGGTGCACCTGGCTCTCCTGGCCTCTGACCTGCCACCTCTTGCGCAGTATGTGGTCATCCCCACCAGGCGGGCTACTGCCGTGGCCCTGCAGAGCTTCACCTCCCACCTACTGGGGGACGCCGGAAGCCCCTACCTCATTGGCTTTGTGAGTACCAGGGACTGGAGGGGCAGGGATGGGTGGTTCGGGGGGCTTCGGGAGGAGGCCCCACCCTGACATCCActggctcccccaccccccagatctCTGACCTGATCCGCCAGAGCACCAAGGACTCCCCGCTCTGGGAGTTTCTGAGCCTGGGCTACGCCCTCATGCTCTGCCCCTTCGTCGTGGTCCTGGGTGGCATGTTCTTCCTGGCCACCGCGCTCTTCTTCCTCAGCGACCGTGCCAAGGCTGAGCAGCAGTGAGTTGGCAGcgtgggtgggggtgggcctgCTGCGGCTGTGACAGGGTGAAGTGGGTGGGTTTACCTGGCAGATGAGGTCCCCGCCTCCAAGAGGTGCGGCCTGCATCACTAGTGGGAGCCCACGGTGGCCCCAGGGTTTGTGTGGTGGGTCTAGACAGAGTGTCTCTGGAATGAATGGTTTTCAGGGCTGGGGCTCTGCCCCTTCGTTTTCCTCTCATCGTCTgacttctttctcctctcctctttactcccctctctctctctcccctctccccactcctgggctctcccacctccccctgggGCTGACGAGGTCCCTGCCCAGCACGTCCGGCCCGCCGGCCCCCGCGATGCGATGCTCCAGAGCAGTGCCCGGGCCCGGCCCCCGCTGATGTGCCACCTTGACCCCCGCCCGTCTCTCCCCCAGGGTGAACCAGCTGGTGATGCCTCCCGCATCCGTGAAAGTCTGAGGCAGTGAGTGCGGGTTGGGTGGGTGGTGGGGCGCTTCTTGCgggagggaaggggtggggatcTCGGAGTGGGGAGCTGTGCAGAGGAATATTCTAGACTCCCTGTGAGTCGCCTCCTGCCTGAGCACATCCCAGCCCTGGGACTGGTCCTCTTCCTCCAGTAATGTTGCCTGGATTGACCGGTAGACCCACGGATGGGGGGGGCGGACAGGCTCCCTCTTCCAGTAAATCAGctcccccttccttcctcagaAGGGCTGGGGGCACAGGTCAGGGTGGGGACTGGCCAGGAACTCCCTGCTGTTCCGGGTTCCATCCTCCC
Protein-coding regions in this window:
- the SPNS2 gene encoding sphingosine-1-phosphate transporter SPNS2 isoform X1, which gives rise to MGVLLDIQQHFGVKDRGAGLLQSVFICSFMVAAPIFGYLGDRFNRKVILSCGIFFWSAVTFSSSFIPQQHFWLLVLSRGLVGIGEASYSTIAPTIIGDLFTKNTRTLMLSVFYFAIPLGSGLGYITGSSVKQAAGDWHWALRVSPILGMITGTLILVLVPATKRGHADQLGGQLKARTSWLRDMKALIRNRSYVFSSLATSAVSFATGALGMWIPLYLHRAQVVQKTAETCSSPPCGAKDSLIFGAITCFTGFLGVVTGAGATRWCRLRTQRADPLVCAVGMLGSAIFICLIFVAAKSSIVGAYICIFVGETLLFSNWAITADILMYVVIPTRRATAVALQSFTSHLLGDAGSPYLIGFISDLIRQSTKDSPLWEFLSLGYALMLCPFVVVLGGMFFLATALFFLSDRAKAEQQADEVPAQHVRPAGPRDAMLQSSARARPPLMCHLDPRPSLPQGEPAGDASRIRESLRQCRWDNEGPRLLPSLGGVPRHPGPARLSRSFPCDPQRGTHQLWSGTAEWQWLQEAMSSTKLEGCVCWSHALGQAAPRPRFGPQGPWGPGRRQPPMGVWGEVGLSPAYVILGQSLPSPDPGARGLDFPTQLAGQGAGCSFEDPTAPGLHGEEGVQASGRHFWLPKGGVHEDL
- the SPNS2 gene encoding sphingosine-1-phosphate transporter SPNS2 isoform X3, producing the protein MMCLECASAAAGGAEEEEADAERRRRRRGAQRGAGGGGCCGARAAGAAGVATADDEVQTLSGSVRRAPSGPPSTPSTPGCAAAAKGPGAQQPKPASLGRGRGAAAAILSLGNVLNYLDRYTVAGVLLDIQQHFGVKDRGAGLLQSVFICSFMVAAPIFGYLGDRFNRKVILSCGIFFWSAVTFSSSFIPQQHFWLLVLSRGLVGIGEASYSTIAPTIIGDLFTKNTRTLMLSVFYFAIPLGSGLGYITGSSVKQAAGDWHWALRVSPILGMITGTLILVLVPATKRGHADQLGGQLKARTSWLRDMKALIRNRSYVFSSLATSAVSFATGALGMWIPLYLHRAQVVQKTAETCSSPPCGAKDSLIFGAITCFTGFLGVVTGAGATRWCRLRTQRADPLVCAVGMLGSAIFICLIFVAAKSSIVGAYICIFVGETLLFSNWAITADILMYVVIPTRRATAVALQSFTSHLLGDAGSPYLIGFISDLIRQSTKDSPLWEFLSLGYALMLCPFVVVLGGMFFLATALFFLSDRAKAEQQVNQLVMPPASVKV
- the SPNS2 gene encoding sphingosine-1-phosphate transporter SPNS2 isoform X2, which encodes MVAAPIFGYLGDRFNRKVILSCGIFFWSAVTFSSSFIPQQHFWLLVLSRGLVGIGEASYSTIAPTIIGDLFTKNTRTLMLSVFYFAIPLGSGLGYITGSSVKQAAGDWHWALRVSPILGMITGTLILVLVPATKRGHADQLGGQLKARTSWLRDMKALIRNRSYVFSSLATSAVSFATGALGMWIPLYLHRAQVVQKTAETCSSPPCGAKDSLIFGAITCFTGFLGVVTGAGATRWCRLRTQRADPLVCAVGMLGSAIFICLIFVAAKSSIVGAYICIFVGETLLFSNWAITADILMYVVIPTRRATAVALQSFTSHLLGDAGSPYLIGFISDLIRQSTKDSPLWEFLSLGYALMLCPFVVVLGGMFFLATALFFLSDRAKAEQQADEVPAQHVRPAGPRDAMLQSSARARPPLMCHLDPRPSLPQGEPAGDASRIRESLRQCRWDNEGPRLLPSLGGVPRHPGPARLSRSFPCDPQRGTHQLWSGTAEWQWLQEAMSSTKLEGCVCWSHALGQAAPRPRFGPQGPWGPGRRQPPMGVWGEVGLSPAYVILGQSLPSPDPGARGLDFPTQLAGQGAGCSFEDPTAPGLHGEEGVQASGRHFWLPKGGVHEDL
- the SPNS2 gene encoding sphingosine-1-phosphate transporter SPNS2 isoform X4, with the translated sequence MGVLLDIQQHFGVKDRGAGLLQSVFICSFMVAAPIFGYLGDRFNRKVILSCGIFFWSAVTFSSSFIPQQHFWLLVLSRGLVGIGEASYSTIAPTIIGDLFTKNTRTLMLSVFYFAIPLGSGLGYITGSSVKQAAGDWHWALRVSPILGMITGTLILVLVPATKRGHADQLGGQLKARTSWLRDMKALIRNRSYVFSSLATSAVSFATGALGMWIPLYLHRAQVVQKTAETCSSPPCGAKDSLIFGAITCFTGFLGVVTGAGATRWCRLRTQRADPLVCAVGMLGSAIFICLIFVAAKSSIVGAYICIFVGETLLFSNWAITADILMYVVIPTRRATAVALQSFTSHLLGDAGSPYLIGFISDLIRQSTKDSPLWEFLSLGYALMLCPFVVVLGGMFFLATALFFLSDRAKAEQQSLPSTSGPPAPAMRCSRAVPGPGPR